GCTCTGGTTTCAGTGATTGTAAGAGAGGCTGCACCTCCAGAAGTTACACCAAAAATGACTGCGGTAGTAGAAGTTTCAGCCGTGGACCTAGTCGTGGAAACCACATCAAGTTTAAGTGTAACTGCAGATACACCAGTAATGATTCCAGAGAAAACCCTGACTGTAGTTTCAGTTGAAAAAACACTCGACCTGACCTCACCAGTAGAAACACCAGTTGTGGGTGGTTTAATAGGGACATCTGCTAGGACTTCAGTTCTAGAGGCACCACAAGTAACTCCAGCAGTAGAGATACCTCTTATTGCTCCAGTGCTTGTGACTCCATATGTAATGGCAACAGTAAACGAAACAATGTTGCAGGACAAAACAGAAACAGAGCCTTCAGTTGAGGCTGAAGATGATGTTAAACCATCACTCATGAATCAGAAAGAGGTAAAGACATTGGTTTTACCTGAAGAAGCAAAGGGCTTCCTGCAGCATGAAGCACCTATGGTCACTCCAACAGAACCCCAGTCAGTGGTAGAAGATGTGTGGGAGGATGCTGTAGATAATGTTGGAGATGGCCATTGTCAAATGATGCAAACTGATGTTTCACCCCAAGAAGTATCTGATTCTGGGATCTGAGCATTGACTTGCCACACAACATGGATAATATCAGGGAGCTTGTAAGTGGTTTCATAGCATAACATTCAAAACTCAAAAATCATCATgcttaaattttgttttttgttgtcagggttctttttaaataatcacattcattttgataattttatgtGCAGGTTTGCTAAGTGTGACGACTAGTCTTCAATCAGTCTGAACTAGCAGCATCTCCATCACCAGGAGCTCTATACAGGAATATACGCCTACAAAGAAATCTCCAAGACACTGAGAGAGAAAATAGAGTTGCATTATTGAATGTCCAGTAGGAAAGTGTAAAACCAAAAAAAGATGTTTTGTTTAACACAGGGGTAAGCAACGTCTTTCCTGGattgccgatgtcctgcagaggccctgtcccaaatggcgcacttaatgtagactttcggtctcgtggcatTAAATTGcgtgtgctcgcttagtctacgagttcatagggtgtcccatctgtcatttttatgctccaaagtgtgctcatcagtgccccctttgcacccttgatgcagtCTTCGGCGAAGCccacactgcagcaggcttcatGCACTTCGtgcaacccagaagtccttgcgaaagagcaatcagacgatGAAAGGGAGGACTTCACACTtctgggcaacttctcttcctatttcagGCGTGACGCTCGAATCTGTCCCAAAATAAGACTCCGGTGCACCCTTTTAGACTCATGTCAAGGGTCCccaaggtctgcactacatgatgtcatcaaagtgtggactctgaggaggtccggaatgtgccatttgggacagggccagagtttagctccagctctaatcaaaTAATAAGCTAATCAAGAGTCACCTGAAAACTACAGGTAGGCAAGgtttttatcagggttggagctaaaatcggcaggacatcggcactccaggaccgacgttgccTATAACAGATAGATTGTTCTCTTATAAATCGCTACCTACAGACTTGGGTTTAAACCAATGAcgttttgcgctgctaatgcaatgctctaccattaGCACTTTTAAATATGCCAAACAGTTATTAATCCTCTTTTTGCACTCTTATTGTATACCATAATGTGTACAGTCTAGGCAGATATATTTTTTCAGTATGCAAATCTATTGCAGCACGCAAAAGTAAATTGCTGGACGATCCCAGTGTTTTCGTTTTAAACATATATGAATGTTCTATAGGAAACACAATGAGGGTCAATATAATACTGCACTACACATGATCAATGTCTAAGCTGCCTTCCAGTATTAAGAGTTTTAAAAGCAGTCTGGCAAGTATTTGGGGCATCTGTATAATTTTCTTTCgacttaagggggtcgcacaccggacgagaagcgcgtctaggacaactcggaggtatcgtacactggacatgcacattaaatagtgcaagcttagtcagatagcatctacttaaaaatgctaaataaacgttagcagccaatgtttaTCGCTAACggtttgggacaaatatgatgtcatttaatgttaaactgtgAGTGGCATTGACCAGCGTCCAGCTGCCATCAAGTGCCACCGGTGTGCatacattcatagaaaataatgtgttctgtttttagattCATTGCGCTACGCAACGCTTCTCGTCCGGTGTGCAACCCCCTTTATTCTAACATATGCATACATGCAATTCAGCTATGAGGCATTTGAAACCATTTGTACACACTGTTTGACTATGCATTAACAACAAAATATAacagtatttttgtttttagacTTTGTTAAAAGCAGTATGGATTAATACAAATTATATTTCaagttttatttgaataaagtaaatttaaaatgtctttggCTAGCGTGGATGAAGTGAATGTAGAGCACACCAGAAAaccatttttgttattttggggAGATAAGACGACTCGAAAActgaaaaaaagttttatttttccaCTCATTTCAAGCTCAGTAGTATGATTCTGACAAaggaaaaaaaaatttacaatcttttaaattcaaaacaaaTGTAGTGGAccttaaattatactttttaCCAAGTTTAATACAGACAGTGACCGCTAAAAAATATCGTTAAACATTTCCACTAACTTGTAACATGGCATCTTCAGATTGAACCTGAGGTGTAGTTACTAAACTCTCGTTCTCAATCACCCCCAGTGAATTGTCTACCAAAGGTTCAGTTTCATCCTTAACCAAACACTGATGTTTGAGTACCTCCGATGGGCTACCAAAAGGTACGGCACACATTCTGCACTTGTAGGGTCTCTCTGAAGTCTGGAAGAGAGCTTCCACCTGACTGTTGTCTTCTCCACCACACACAACCAGACTTTGCTTGTTGACCATAATGTACGAATCTGGACCCTGATTTGAACAAACGTGTCGAGCGGCTTGATTCGCTCGGCAGAAGCTCTTTCCGCAAGAGCTACACTTGTATGGCTTTCCTGTGTGAATATACATGTGTTCACGCCAGTGACTCTTCTGAATAAACTTGCGAGCACAGGTCGGGCACTCAAATTTACGGCGCTTCATTTCACGATCCATGTCTGTGCCCTCCATGGTGTCTATATCAGCAATATCAGAAGGAGGTGGAGTATCCTCCATCCATGCATGTTGATCGATATCACTTATAACATCACTGTCAGCATGCAAATGCTCCTCTTCCATTTCTTGACCGCTGAAATCATTTTGTATAGATGATGCCTGTGCTTCTGTTGCTTGGTTGGTATGAACAAGCAGATGTGCCTTCAACTTGGACCTTTGGTAAAAACGTATACCACAATAATTGCAGGTGTAACGCTTTCTAGAGGAAGTAGTTCTTCTCATTATTCCATACGTGAGGTGTCGGACCACTGAAGCCGCTGTGTTCTGGGTGGGTGACTCTATGCCAACAGGTTGTGGAGATCTGTACTCCATATCAGAAACGTCTGAACATCCCCAGCCCACGTTTTCAAAGCTTTTAGCAAAACCATCACCTTTGCATGCCATATTTCTGTTGGACGCGCCACAAGCCTGGTCAGAAATCTGTATGCCATAAAGCGAGTTTGTCAAAGGCACGTACTGGGACTCGGGATTTATAAGAAGACTCGCCTCCTGTAATAAGGGGTAAGCATGCAGGAACTTCACACCCTGCTCCAGATAAACTGGGTCAATGGGTTCGGTGGTAAATTTTCCGGTGTACATCAGGTTAAGCAGGTAGCTAAAGATTTCTGGCTGTATATCTGAAGGCTTCAGTCGAACACAGTCACTACAATAGAAAATCAGAAGCTTGTTTGAACCCAgagtgcatttaaaatatatgtaaaagaggttactaaaatatatatttagcaaaTCCTTAATGCAGTAGCTCATTCTGTAATAAAGGGCACATATAATGATAATTTAACAAGATGTATTAAAAGTCTCAggtgtgtctgtgaagtttcagttcaaaataccccacagatcatttcttatagcatgtccaaaatgtccctatttgggtgggagcaaaaaaatgtcatcatgtgtgtacctttaaatgcaaataagctacaGCTCCTAACTTCCTtataaacagacagtgagcaccTTCGGTTAAAAAAATTGATCAGATTCCTTTGAAttcagtctgagacaatagtatattTAGCTGCATTAGTGCTACAacttgctaacaaacacatttagaaaagcttttggctAAAAATGACCAATCAGTCAGTGGCCGAGGGCAGAGCTTtgttagtgtgacatcacattaacaagaggaTCAAAACCGAATGTCTAAtcagactgctttggtttaactGGGATCAAAAAGAAGGAGAGGGTGGATTTGGCACACACTGCCACCAaacatttatgtccaaagaccactaaaaagtgttttttgcataatatgtgcccttcattaaaaataatttagtagtcaatgtgcagtttttaatgtttaggaCAATTTCGTACGTGTTCACATTACCTGTCTTGATGAATGAACAGCATACGGAAGTAGTTCGAAAAAGCAGCAAGAACAGCTTTGTGAGCTTTGAAAAGTACATCACCAATGACCACAGTACAGTCACAGAGGAAACCAAACTCCCTCTGGGCATTCAGACGCTTCAGAAGAACAAGACCATGATGTGCCAGGTCCATTTTTCATCCTAAACACAAAAAAGGTAATAATTAGTCATTAAAATAACAACCAACTGACAAATTTATAATATTCATTTAAAGGAAAAGATGACATTTTGGCTTAGAGGAACACGCCGACATTTTGAGATCTTAGCTCACACATCGTATCCGCCAGGGTTAAAGTAAggtaagtccatacataccttttcaTCTTCGTAGTTCGTGCATCCTGAAACCCTGTCTAACGCACCGCACCCACTGCTATCCTAGCTCAGCACAAAGACCGGAAGCAAATGGCTCCAGCCAGCACACCGCTCAACATAGGAAAATGTTGCCGTTATTTTGTCACTAATTGGGAGCAGtgtgctagctggagccatttacttccagtctttgtgctaagctaagctagcggtgggtgcgtcagacagagttacaggacgcacggagatgaaaaaggtatgtatggaactatctaactctgggggatacggtgaataagctaaaatcccAAAAGGTCGGCGTGTTCCTCCAAAGGAGTAAAAGTCAACCAAAAACAGAAAATTAGCCCAGAATTTACTCACCTTAACGCCATCCTAGGTGTataagacttttttttattcaaacacatttatttaagttatattaaataatatcttgGGACCTCATTAATAAAAGACTAGTAGAAACGGCACTAAATTTTATCTTTcggtcatttatcaaaagtgcgtacatgTGATTCATAGAACGACGCCTCATTTTCATATGTAAAATCTATGAATTGAAAACAACATGcgtttccaaaaacctgcagcaattgGACAAGCAAAAGTATGTAAAACCCTGACATGGCGCTAAGCACTATACCACATCAAagactttttaataaatatgaaCGTTGCTGTATATTTTTTGCAAAGGAAGAGTCAGGGGCCTCATTCACACATATGTGGGCATAGTGTGTGCTTATGTACACTTACTTTAAATGGGGCCCTGGCTCTTACTAGCTTAATTGAACAGCAATCATTTAATTGCAGCCCATCCATCATCAAAACATGAAATCACATATGAATCCAGTGGGTTAATATATGTCCTTTAAAGTAAAACGATACGTTTGAGAGAGAAAAGTATTTTGAGCATGTTTAGCAGCACTAAACACTGAATCTAGATAAAAAACGGCAACACACCAGCTCCATCCAACTCGATGCATTTACATTCAAATGCAACTTATTGTTTGCTAAATACGCTCAAAACACAAATAGTACTTTCATAAACGCACCGTTTCACCCCAAGACACACATCAAACCATACCTTCGTATGGACTCCCCTTTCAGACGATGGATGGGATCCAAGAAAATGGCTACTATTCAATGCCTTTACAAATCCAGTAAGaaccaggatattatttaatatatgtcTAAATGTATCCAGTTAAAGTAAGAAATTCATATACACCCAGAATCGTATTAAGGTGAGCAAATAATGGGGCTATTATTAATTTtcagtgaactattcctttaagttagtTTTACGCATATGCAACATAAGCACCATATAAGATCCATATAAGCACAGGTTAATATATCTCAGTGTTTGTGAAAATGTATTTGGTTTTATACGGTGACCCTTACAGTGCAAGGgtatgattgtcattttttctataaaatttctttatataaaaaaaaacattcaaaattaAAAACGTGCTCGTACACGTTCCAGTTGTCAAACATTAGCAATAGTTAATGTGATGATCTACACATGTGGTTAGTCTGATGACACACCTGTGTGAACTTGAGGGGGAACTCACATACACCACTAACATGCACACATCACCTTTAACTAGAAATGCAAAAATCGTTTGTATGCAAATGTCactttgtttaaaatgtgttttgtttaatgcaCTGACATTCAGATACTTTAATTAGCCTATCAAAATACTTTGGGGGAACTGTTTGCATAACTGTAACGTTATGTATAGTTTTGAATACACTGTGTAACTTACGTGCGCGCGCTCCGCCCATGCTGCTAAATTCCGAGTATTAAAAGTTTACGCAGACGCAGAGGAAAGCGCGCTCGCGCAATACAATTCAACAAATAACTATTTTTACGGTTTAAAATAATCATACGATTAACCCAGAACGACAAACCTTCATCCTCCGCAATGAAAGTAATCGATAGTGTTCATGGTAAACAACAACCGTCAATGGTTTACTAAATACTATATTTAAATTAGTAAGACGAGCCTTCAGTTTTCCACTTACCCTCTCTGTTTACGCCACAGAAATCTTCATTAAAGTCTTTAGTTCAATGTGTGAGCGGAGAAACGTAGAGAACTCGAGCGAGTGAATTGAGTTCAGTCATCCGCTGCTTTTCCGGAGCGTTTGAGTCACATGACACGAGCGCGCGCCGCGCTCCGACTGTCAATCGCCAGAGATCCGTCAATCAATTAATCACCCGCGATGACGTCATGACCAAATCCTACCCGTGACTAGTTTTGGAGCAGAAAACTAACAAACTGGCGAATGATGAATACATTGATTGTATTTAAAACTAAATCATCATGTCAAGATGTCATTTTCAGGAAAAATCAGTGATTGTAGGCATGTGAAGTATCTCAGCATATCAATTTATCTCAATATTTGTTTAAGAAGTTTTGAAAAAAATCCAGTCAACATGAAACAAATCACTGAGCACAAACTTGTAAAACCATCTACACAAACAAAATtcacctttaaatataaaataaaatacagagaCTATATCCACTAGGTCTGAATCGTTTTAAAAACCAAACTTTAATTTTCTGAGTCTCTTTAAGTCTCAttgtcacattaataatcatCAATATTACTTCATTTACAGAAGACCAAACCATTTGTCGATTTTACAGAAAGATTTGAGTCACTTTATCCTCTTCACTTTTAAATCTACtctgaaaacatatttttactcTTTAGCTTTTGGAAGTTTGTAATTGTTTTGTAttatgtacagcactttggatCAATTTTCATTGTgttaaatgtgctttataaataaagattcttgttgttgtttaagACTGCACATGTGGGTCCTCTTCAGAAAATGACACGAACAAGTTCAAACATCACCTTCAAAGAGAAAACATGAAGAGACGTTTTAACATTTCATTCATTACTGTTTTTGCAACTCTAATATCACATAGATTAggcaaaaataaatcaataatataataaacGTGAATGCCATGTggccctggaccacaaaaccagtcacaagGGTCAATTTAAAtagagatttatacatcatttgaaGGTTGCATAAATAACTTTTACGTTCATATGTGATTTGTTAGGATGGGagaatatttggccgagatacaactacttgaaaatctggaatctgagggtgtaaaaaaatctaaatattgtgTAAAACCGCATTAAAGGTGTCCAAATGAagtctatacattttttatatattcattcatagtaagacatttcaaaatatcctcatgaaacatgatctttacttaatatcctaatgatttttggcataaaatgtataattttgacccatacgaTACATTGTTGGCTATTGGTACATATATAaccgtgctacttatgactgattttgtggtccagggtcacatatttctTGCAGTTTTTAACAGTAAAGTTCAGCCCTTTATATTTGGAAATACTTGGCATCACACCAGCTGAAAGTAAACTATAATACACATGACTGGACAGCAAGATGCTCttttgagtaataaaatatCTGATTGTTTTCTAACCTCAATGGCAATAAGCACAACTATCATCCACTCCAGTCTGAGACTGTGTTTTTCACTGAGATGGTTTCTCATCAGGTCTGTCAGTTCAGTGCAATGCTGAAGCTTCTCATTCACaacctaaaaaaatacattataggATCAAGCAGCAGCAGTGTGACATTTACATGATGTTTTTATGAGGATATTTATGTTACGATGATGCACTGTGACAATGTAAGCCAGAAAGACACATCATCACTTCAAATCACGACAAATGCAAAATTACTTGGAATTCTAATAAAGATTAAATTAATTGAAAACAAGTTATTGTAGTTGTGGTTTGTTACCTTGACTCTTCTGTTAATATTTAGAAACTGACAGGTCTTGTCATAGAGTTGCTCAAGATCTTCTCTGTCCCAGTAGAAGTCAGGTGTGATCAGTAGGTCAGAACTCAGGTTTATACAGTGCCTGCCAAAGTGTAAAGACATTGATTGATGTAAATGAATAAAACTCATACAAAAGTCCTGCATCTTGGTTCCTACCTTAAAGAAAAGAGCTCTCCTATTTTCTGCATAACTTCAGCCCTGGACAGTTTTACTCTTTGTCCAGATTTAAGCATCTGTTAAAAGATATGTGGCTATATTAGGTATATTTCTAAACTATATCATACACAATATATATGTTATAAactatatgtatttattttgagAAAAGAAAAGGAAGTCTAACCTCCACAGTCAATAGCCAATTGGACAAACTAATAGACAGATCTTCCTGAGATTAAGTTTTTAATGTTACCGTCTATTCTCAATTATATCAgtaatacaaaaatgtacataacgatttcaactaagcacgcctcGTATTACCTATAAAGATTACATAAGTAGATCTACCTCAGGAATTGACTGGATGGACTCGACAAATTTGTCAAGAGAGGTTTCCCATATTGCCAACTTTACTGAAACCATGTGAGAGAAAAAATTACATTCTGCTTTTGTTAAGACACTTGTATTTAAAGCAACATGCAGTGCATTTAAGTTGCAGGAAtgttccttaaaaaaaaaaaatgcaaatactgACAAAGAATTCATGTAGACGCTGAAACATTCAATCAAACATTACACACCTGACAGAGACAAAGCATTGGAAAATGCAAACTTCTCCAAAACCACTTGTTCATAATCCAGCTCTCCATTAAACAAGAAGTTTCCACGATAGAGTTTTGAATTTCCCCTGAGATcagaaatgaaaaaaaagtaTATTAGTCAGAAGTATTAAATAGTTACATTTACATGCGTTTTTATCAAACAAATAGGGCTGTGATTCATTGCAGTGCTGTACGCAAGGTGATATATTGGGGTATTTCTTATTTGGAGAATAGAATAGTTTATAATTTTAGGAAAGCTGTCATCAACACGCACATGCACAGATATTGTTTTACACtcctaataacaaataaagaaacattaaaaattttgctttaaGATTTCACAGTTGGCACAGTATACAAAGCAATGTTTACAAATCAGGTTAGTgagttttttaaacatattattaAGAAGGATAAACAAGGGTAAACATTAAAGTTAAGAACTATTATATACCATCGGAAATAAAAAAAGAGCCAATTTTAAGGAAATATTtaattgatgatttcaacatgttCTCTATATTTTATTCTCAGTTGCATCACATTAACAATAGAAAGATTTGTGACTTACTCTCCTACGGAGTAATTGATCTCTTCATTTTCCCAGTGGACCAGAGCGACTTCATAAGGTTGGATTTCATGTTGCTCCAGTATCCTCATCACTGTCTTGACCTGTGGAGAAAACGTGCAAAAGACACTGAAACACTAACAGATAACTTTAATGTAAAGTTGTGAACCTATGACAAATTGTATAAAAATCAGTTGAAGCATGGAATAAAAACAAGACTACTCACCGTTTTCTCTTCAACATTCCAGAACACCACTGAACCTTCTCTATAACCCAAAACAACCAGAAAATAACTACTAATTCATGAAACCAAATAAAATGGTTAAACTTTTAGCAtacctgaaaaaaaatattgtgccACTATCACTTGGCTTTGCGACGTGTTCTGTTCCCATCACCAGCACATTGGAAGCGTCTGAAACCCACAAAGACTTTTACTACGAATAAACTAAACTTTACACACATTAAACAAGTACTTGATGCGTTTCTGATGTCACTCACCTCTGGGTAATTCATTGACTTCAACAAAGCCATGAGCGATGAGATCATGACAGAGTGTTGGTAAGTGGTACTGGTCTGCAGTTGCGTATGCAATGCACTGCATCAAGTCCTGAACAAGTGCAAGTAAACACACACTGAATATTCATCTTAGTATCATTTAGATTAAAGATGTACGTTGACGTAACACAAACACACCTCCTCCTCCTGTCTGGGCTGATTGGTTCGTGATGGCTGTTTGGTCCTTGGTCCCTTTAAAGTCCTTTTTCCAGGCATACCTCCTTGTATCAGGATAGATTTGATGGTGGTAGTTGTGGACTGCAGCCTCTTTTGTGTTCTCCATGTTTTGGATATTAAATTTAAAGGAGTCTGCACGTGACAATGACGGCCTGTATGTGGCCTCTGTAATTCTTGCAGTCTTGATGTTGAACAGTTATATGTGTGGTGGTGTAATGTCAATGTAGAGTAGTTTAACTTGGTTCTGGTGACACTTTGTAATCCATTTAAGGTCCTAAGAGTAAATCCATAAGCATGTGTCGTCTTCAAGGTCTGATGTAACCTCCATAAAGCCTTTAACGACATACCTAcacctaaaaatgaaacagATTCGGGGTTTAACGATTAAAACGCAGTTTATTTATGTCGTATCATTATATCAAGCGTGCGTTTATATAGCCTGCATGCATGCAAGTACAGTAGTGTCCAAATGTTGTTTCAACTGACCTTGAATAAAAAGCATGTCAACAGTTAAACACTGGACATATCTAACATATGTGCTTTTGTGAAGAATATATAAAAGAACATACAAACATATAAAACTGCCTTTTTAGATCATTTGACAGATACATGGAGAATGTTTTCTACTGTCAACAGGAGCAGACCACTACCTTACCTCGTTAAAAACAATTCATACGTAAATTCATACtaattttacaacaaaacaaagcTTTTAAGAGCTATAATATCGTAAAACATACCTGTCGCGAAATATTAAGACGCTGTATGACATAAACCGTTAAAATCTAGCAACAAACGCGGTGACATTCTGACACATTCACATAAAGTTTATTTGACAGTTCGAACTGCACGAGCGTTCCGACGCACTTCCTGTATTCGCGATGACGCTACGCGGACGTATTTTGCTCCGCCCATAGCCCCGCCCTCTATCAATTTAAAAGTAGTTAGTGttaattttattg
This is a stretch of genomic DNA from Misgurnus anguillicaudatus chromosome 7, ASM2758022v2, whole genome shotgun sequence. It encodes these proteins:
- the zbtb2a gene encoding zinc finger and BTB domain-containing protein 2a — translated: MDLAHHGLVLLKRLNAQREFGFLCDCTVVIGDVLFKAHKAVLAAFSNYFRMLFIHQDSDCVRLKPSDIQPEIFSYLLNLMYTGKFTTEPIDPVYLEQGVKFLHAYPLLQEASLLINPESQYVPLTNSLYGIQISDQACGASNRNMACKGDGFAKSFENVGWGCSDVSDMEYRSPQPVGIESPTQNTAASVVRHLTYGIMRRTTSSRKRYTCNYCGIRFYQRSKLKAHLLVHTNQATEAQASSIQNDFSGQEMEEEHLHADSDVISDIDQHAWMEDTPPPSDIADIDTMEGTDMDREMKRRKFECPTCARKFIQKSHWREHMYIHTGKPYKCSSCGKSFCRANQAARHVCSNQGPDSYIMVNKQSLVVCGGEDNSQVEALFQTSERPYKCRMCAVPFGSPSEVLKHQCLVKDETEPLVDNSLGVIENESLVTTPQVQSEDAMLQVSGNV
- the rmnd1 gene encoding required for meiotic nuclear division protein 1 homolog isoform X2 yields the protein MSLKALWRLHQTLKTTHAYGFTLRTLNGLQSVTRTKLNYSTLTLHHHTYNCSTSRLQELQRPHTGRHCHVQTPLNLISKTWRTQKRLQSTTTTIKSILIQGGMPGKRTLKGPRTKQPSRTNQPRQEEEDLMQCIAYATADQYHLPTLCHDLIAHGFVEVNELPRDASNVLVMGTEHVAKPSDSGTIFFFREGSVVFWNVEEKTVKTVMRILEQHEIQPYEVALVHWENEEINYSVGEGNSKLYRGNFLFNGELDYEQVVLEKFAFSNALSLSVKLAIWETSLDKFVESIQSIPEMLKSGQRVKLSRAEVMQKIGELFSLRHCINLSSDLLITPDFYWDREDLEQLYDKTCQFLNINRRVKVVNEKLQHCTELTDLMRNHLSEKHSLRLEWMIVVLIAIEVMFELVRVIF
- the rmnd1 gene encoding required for meiotic nuclear division protein 1 homolog isoform X1; its protein translation is MSYSVLIFRDRSVETTFGHCVGMSLKALWRLHQTLKTTHAYGFTLRTLNGLQSVTRTKLNYSTLTLHHHTYNCSTSRLQELQRPHTGRHCHVQTPLNLISKTWRTQKRLQSTTTTIKSILIQGGMPGKRTLKGPRTKQPSRTNQPRQEEEDLMQCIAYATADQYHLPTLCHDLIAHGFVEVNELPRDASNVLVMGTEHVAKPSDSGTIFFFREGSVVFWNVEEKTVKTVMRILEQHEIQPYEVALVHWENEEINYSVGEGNSKLYRGNFLFNGELDYEQVVLEKFAFSNALSLSVKLAIWETSLDKFVESIQSIPEMLKSGQRVKLSRAEVMQKIGELFSLRHCINLSSDLLITPDFYWDREDLEQLYDKTCQFLNINRRVKVVNEKLQHCTELTDLMRNHLSEKHSLRLEWMIVVLIAIEVMFELVRVIF